Genomic window (Vigna unguiculata cultivar IT97K-499-35 chromosome 10, ASM411807v1, whole genome shotgun sequence):
GATGACACATGTTAGAGCTTTCACATTCAAAGTGTGACCGGCCAAATGTCAGAGTTATGACCTATTACCCTTTTTATCgcaaaaataacattttttttttctatatgaaattaatttaacaacTGTTTCgtgttaaaaaaaacaaaaatatgaatttggaGTATATTTATTCTTCATTTTCACAAATTGgtataatgtttttattgaattaatataAATGTTGGTTAccatcatatttaaatttaaaatattttctgaaaCATCCCAATATTTTGACtaaattcattcaatattttagataaattagaattaaaatctaaatagtATCAAGTTAGTATATACAATTATGTACAtctataattactttttatgttatatacataaattaaattaattactgTAAAACCATTTTCTACAGACCAAAATTAATTCttataacaaacaaataaagatataataagaattaaaataatcaaatttacatatttttgtttcttaaatatattttaatgtatatttaatCGCAGATCAAACTGATCAAAttgtattcaaaattttctaaaactgaaactaatttgaataatttttttttttctaaatcgaAATGAAGGcttaattaatatattcaaGTTTGAATGTCGACACAATGTGAAACAAGTAACCAAACTTTTTGCGCGGAGCAACATTCGACGTCGATATTCACTAACAACGTTACGTGAGCAATGACCACACGTTACCCATTTCATCGATTTTCCCTTCTCACACTCTACAATTCTCTCTATAAATATCCTCGCTTTAGGGAAGAATCTCAAACAATTCACATTCTATTGTACGAATTTCGATGGCAGAAGTGAGGAACAAGCAAGTGGTTCTGAGGGACTATGTGGTTGGTTTTCCCAAGGAATCCGACATGAACACTGTTGAAGGAAGAATAACATTGAAGGTTCCAGAAGGTTCCAATGATGTGCTTCTCAAAAATCTCTACCTTTCTTGTGACCCTTACATGAGAGTCCTCATGAGCAAGATAAGCCATGAAGGATTTGGGAGCTACACACCTGGCTCtgtaagttttttttgtttggcTTAATTTCGTGATAAATAATTCATACTGCTATGTTTTATTGGAATATAATGTCTAGTTTTTCATGTCAGTGTTGACATTTGATGAAATCATGGTAGAGAATATAACTAACTCAATTCGAACTTTGAGAGATTTTGTAATGTATCTGATTTGATTGACTGAAAATGTAAGTAAGGATTATTTCGGTTTTGAAAGAATAGTTCAGCGAGAATATAAATGTATAGGTTTTGGTGTAAGACCGAAATAGTAGTTCAGGGAAAAGGACCAATGGTTCTGGTGTAAGAAACAAAGCTTGATTAAATAAACttcttgataaatattttaacaaagaaaaaaacaatggagaaatgaaataatatttttagttggAGTTTCGATACACCCAACAGTTTTATATTACATAGGAGTCGAGCAAAGAGCAATCTAAATAcgccttcttcttttttctgtaACCTCTGAGGGGAGTTTTGGACTGTAAAGCCGACAATAGATTGGATGGGGTGGTTGACACtgacatattattttaatagatttgAGGTTGTAACAGTTAGAATCTAAATTTAACTTCCTTTGTAGATATTGTTGtcttttattaactttttcaaaatctgtagctttaaaaaatacattttttggtCGGGAATTTGTGATGGCGCTAACAGTTGTGTAAATGCAGCCATTAACAGGATATGGAGTGTCAAAAGTTCTAGAATCTGGACACCCAGATTACAAGAAAGATGATTTAGTTTGGGGAATTACGAAATGGGAAGAATTCAGCTTAGTGCCTGCAACTCAAATACATTTCAAAATTGAGCACACCGATGTCCCTCTTTCATATTACACTGGCATTCTtggtatgtatatacatattcaATAAACACAATTTATGTTCATTCTTATGTCACTTTGATTTGCAAGCCTCAATTTATGTGTTCGTTTtactgtttttgtttgattttcttaaaatatattatgctTCTTCAAGATGAATCATAGCAAGCATGCAAGCTTATGGATGCACGTTGTATTGGCTTCtcacatttttgtttcttctttgaACTCAGGTATGCCAGGAATGACTGCTTATGCAGGTTTCTTTGAATTAGGATCTCCCAAGAAAGGAGAGAATGTTTTTGTTTCAGCTGCTTCTGGTGCTGTTGGTCAACTTGTTGGTCAGTTTGCTAAATTGACTGGTTGCTATGTTGTTGGAAGTGCTGGAAGCAAAGAGAAGGTATTCATCtagttatttctattttatatgtCTATATCTGTAGAGACAAGGAAGATTTACAGTATATAAATAGGTACAAATCTCACTTTACAAATTGGTTTTGTAAagttgaattaggtttaaagtttAATTCTTAATATAGTATTTTAGTCATTTAAAAGTCTATCCTAATGTGATATGTTGTTTATTAGGCCTATCATGTCACATATTACTGATATCGGTCCACCCATAAACATCTAGTTTTATGTTTGAGATATATATACCTTTTATGGGGTTGTGCCTATTTCCAAGATTAGATAATAGTCTGTTAACTGTGACTTACTTGTCAGTAAAA
Coding sequences:
- the LOC114166230 gene encoding NADPH-dependent oxidoreductase 2-alkenal reductase-like — translated: MAEVRNKQVVLRDYVVGFPKESDMNTVEGRITLKVPEGSNDVLLKNLYLSCDPYMRVLMSKISHEGFGSYTPGSPLTGYGVSKVLESGHPDYKKDDLVWGITKWEEFSLVPATQIHFKIEHTDVPLSYYTGILGMPGMTAYAGFFELGSPKKGENVFVSAASGAVGQLVGQFAKLTGCYVVGSAGSKEKVDLLKNKFGFDGAFNYKEESDLNATLKRYFPEGIDIYFENVGGKTLDAVLLNMRLHGRIPVCGMISQYNLTQPEGVTNLANLIFKQIRMEGFTVGKFYHLYSKFLEFVLPHIREGKVLYVEDIAEGLENGPAALVGLYTGRNVGKQVVVVARE